Part of the Bacillota bacterium genome, TATTTTCTTCCAGGGGGTGATGTGAACCATCATACATAACAGAGGTAAAACCAAATCGGATGCACTCCATAACCTGATCAAAGCTTGTTCCATGATCAAGATGCAGAACTACCGGTACAGATACTGTCTCTGAAGCCTGCCTGGCCAAGGAAATAATATAGCCGAGACCGGCATACTTGATTGCTCCCTGGCTGGCCTGAATAATCACCGGAGAGTGCTCGGCTTCTGCAGCGAGAACTATGCTCTGGACAATCTCCATATTGTTGCAGTTAAATGCACCCAGGGCATATCCTCCCTGGTCAGCTTTCTTAAGTAAATCGGCTAACGGAATTAATGACATTGTTTCTTCTGCCTCCATCCGGATTATTTTTTATAAATAATAATCGTCTATTTTACATATTCTCTTCCCTTTTGGAACTACATGGCCAGTTCCCTTCTTGCAAAATCTGCAATCGTACCCGGTTGCCGCTCTAACAGGTGCGTTAACACTCCTGGATTACCCCATAATCCAAATTGGCCATAGTAGATAAACATTTTTTGCAGCGTTTCAACGGCATAGGATTCCATACCTGCTTTTTCTACCTCATTACGCCAGTCACCAAGAGAAACTTCCCGGACACTAATAATCTTTCCAATTCCCTCGCTTATCTGAGCAGCCACCTCAAGCTGGCTAATTCCTTTCGTTCCGACAATTTCATAGATTGAACCTACATGTCCCGGTTCGGTAAAAACTTTAGCCGCCACTTCCCCCAGATCAGCCAGGTCAAGCATGCTTAGCCGGGTCTGCGCCGGGTAAGGAAGAGGATATTCTCCTTTATCCATGATATCGTTATTAAAAGCCAGGATATTTTGCATATACGGGGCTGGCTGAAGAATAGTG contains:
- a CDS encoding NmrA family NAD(P)-binding protein, whose amino-acid sequence is MILITGAAGKTGRAILKSLLDKKADVRVLVRRREQAEELSKAGAADAVIGDMTDPAVYSRSLADVDAVYHICPNMHPEETEIGRKAIIAALENKIEHFVYHSVLHPHTGKMPHHWQKLKVEEMLFESGLNFTILQPAPYMQNILAFNNDIMDKGEYPLPYPAQTRLSMLDLADLGEVAAKVFTEPGHVGSIYEIVGTKGISQLEVAAQISEGIGKIISVREVSLGDWRNEVEKAGMESYAVETLQKMFIYYGQFGLWGNPGVLTHLLERQPGTIADFARRELAM